A genomic region of Devosia ginsengisoli contains the following coding sequences:
- a CDS encoding metallophosphoesterase: MSDPVTFIHLTDLHVGNTAVQDDHLFSDTTTTLRRILADIKTLVPQPKFIVASGDLTNRGDQGSYENLKSIVAESGLDMPVLYALGNHDRRDGFYPAMLGRTDNVDAPYDHAEVIAGIHVIVLDSSVPDKVGGSFEPGQLDWLKAELENHAALPKLLVMHHAPALDTHNPTMEWESLSYADTEALRQAVAGKTVLGILSGHIHYDRVSNWYGIPAVVGIGQHAATDVLWLHEGLRMLEGAAFAIGTVRPSGLTITFAPQAATRRELHSFTFSGMAEMLKKYEADTAVAAAE; encoded by the coding sequence TTCATCCATCTGACCGACCTGCATGTCGGTAATACCGCCGTGCAGGATGATCATCTTTTCTCCGACACCACGACGACGCTGCGGCGCATCCTGGCGGACATCAAGACGCTGGTGCCTCAGCCCAAATTCATCGTCGCCAGCGGCGACCTGACAAACCGCGGCGACCAGGGCAGCTACGAAAACCTCAAGTCGATCGTGGCGGAATCCGGCCTCGACATGCCGGTCCTCTATGCGCTGGGCAATCACGACCGTCGCGACGGCTTCTATCCGGCTATGCTCGGCCGCACCGACAATGTCGATGCCCCTTACGACCATGCCGAAGTCATTGCCGGCATCCACGTCATCGTTCTCGACTCCAGCGTGCCCGACAAGGTCGGCGGTTCGTTCGAGCCGGGCCAGCTCGACTGGCTCAAGGCCGAACTCGAAAACCATGCCGCGCTGCCCAAGCTGCTCGTCATGCACCACGCGCCGGCGCTCGATACGCACAACCCGACCATGGAGTGGGAATCGCTGTCCTACGCCGATACCGAGGCCTTGCGCCAGGCCGTCGCCGGCAAGACCGTGCTGGGCATCCTCTCGGGCCATATCCACTACGACCGCGTATCCAACTGGTACGGCATCCCCGCCGTTGTCGGCATCGGCCAGCATGCCGCCACCGACGTGCTCTGGCTGCATGAAGGCCTGCGCATGCTCGAAGGCGCCGCCTTCGCCATCGGCACCGTGCGGCCCTCGGGTCTCACCATCACCTTCGCGCCGCAGGCGGCCACCCGTCGCGAACTGCACAGCTTCACCTTCTCCGGCATGGCCGAGATGCTGAAGAAATACGAAGCCGACACCGCCGTCGCCGCTGCTGAATGA
- a CDS encoding ABC transporter substrate-binding protein has product MLRMTILASLLALSTAAPVLAQTMAPSLDQPVTITFYNYNLATAGLGAEATQKLIDEFMEANPNVTVEGIGYSSADGSRIQADLAAGMPVDLVQTVFSDLDFSVTNFGARALEDIAPAEEIAAHLEGMHPNGTKLGVLNGKTYGLAYTFSTPILFYNADLFRAAGLDPDNPPQTWADVKSAALAIEEKTDAEGFTGGITGPGAVDWLFQGVVRSNNGEVISRDRTTLKFAEPEAVEAVTMLRDLYDAGVYENYDFAGAIDGMASGNLGMYLQTSALQGSLVAGAEGNYELRSSSMPRFGDKPTRPNNSGSALTIHTADPLKQRAAWELMKFLTSEHGYTIITSEIGYLPLRPAIVTDPDYLAGWVAEHPLVAPNLEQLDRLEPWDPMPGPNYRQIGKTMMDAVEMSVFGGADVAATLADAQANAQALMP; this is encoded by the coding sequence ATGCTCCGCATGACCATCCTTGCCAGCTTGCTGGCGCTCTCCACGGCTGCTCCCGTGCTCGCCCAGACCATGGCGCCCAGCCTCGACCAGCCCGTCACCATCACCTTCTACAATTACAATCTGGCCACTGCCGGCCTCGGTGCCGAAGCCACGCAGAAGCTGATCGACGAATTCATGGAAGCCAACCCGAACGTCACCGTCGAGGGTATCGGCTATTCCAGCGCCGACGGCAGCCGCATCCAGGCCGACCTGGCCGCCGGCATGCCGGTTGACCTGGTCCAGACCGTGTTCAGCGATCTCGACTTTTCGGTGACCAATTTCGGCGCCCGGGCGCTGGAAGACATTGCCCCCGCCGAGGAAATCGCCGCCCATCTCGAAGGCATGCATCCCAACGGCACCAAGCTGGGCGTGCTGAACGGCAAGACCTATGGCCTGGCCTATACATTCTCGACGCCGATCCTGTTCTACAATGCCGACCTCTTCCGCGCGGCCGGCCTTGATCCGGACAATCCGCCACAGACCTGGGCGGACGTCAAATCGGCGGCTCTCGCCATCGAGGAAAAGACCGACGCCGAAGGCTTTACCGGAGGCATTACCGGACCGGGCGCAGTCGACTGGCTGTTCCAGGGCGTCGTGCGCTCCAACAATGGCGAAGTGATCTCGCGCGACCGCACCACGCTGAAATTCGCCGAGCCGGAAGCGGTCGAGGCCGTCACCATGCTGCGCGACCTCTACGATGCCGGCGTCTACGAAAATTACGACTTTGCCGGCGCCATCGACGGCATGGCCTCGGGCAATCTGGGCATGTACCTGCAGACCAGCGCATTGCAGGGCTCGCTGGTGGCCGGCGCCGAGGGCAATTACGAGCTGCGTTCGTCCTCCATGCCGCGCTTCGGCGACAAGCCGACCCGCCCGAACAATTCGGGCAGCGCCCTCACCATCCACACCGCCGACCCGCTCAAGCAACGCGCCGCCTGGGAGTTGATGAAGTTCCTGACCTCCGAGCATGGCTATACCATCATCACCTCGGAAATCGGCTACCTGCCCCTGCGCCCGGCCATCGTCACCGATCCCGACTATCTCGCCGGCTGGGTCGCCGAGCATCCGCTGGTTGCCCCCAATCTGGAGCAGCTCGATCGTCTCGAGCCCTGGGACCCGATGCCCGGCCCGAACTACCGTCAGATCGGCAAGACCATGATGGACGCGGTGGAAATGTCGGTCTTCGGCGGCGCCGATGTCGCGGCCACCCTGGCCGATGCCCAGGCCAATGCCCAGGCCTTGATGCCCTGA